One segment of Deltaproteobacteria bacterium RIFCSPHIGHO2_02_FULL_44_16 DNA contains the following:
- a CDS encoding integration host factor subunit alpha, with amino-acid sequence MTKAEIIEQIYEKIGFSKKESSDIVELVFDTMKETLERGEKIKISGFGNFVVRQKRPRIGRNPQTGQEIEISARRVLTFRPSQVLKAALNGDESDSSETHGAINHV; translated from the coding sequence ATGACGAAGGCAGAAATCATCGAACAGATTTACGAAAAGATTGGATTTTCCAAGAAAGAATCTTCAGACATTGTTGAACTTGTTTTTGATACGATGAAAGAGACTCTGGAACGAGGGGAAAAAATTAAAATTTCGGGTTTTGGTAATTTTGTGGTTCGCCAAAAGAGACCTCGAATCGGTCGCAATCCTCAAACAGGCCAGGAGATCGAAATTTCAGCGCGACGAGTTTTGACGTTTCGTCCAAGTCAAGTGCTGAAGGCAGCTCTCAATGGTGATGAGAGTGATTCTTCCGAAACTCATGGTGCCATAAATCATGTCTGA
- a CDS encoding phenylalanine--tRNA ligase subunit beta, with product MKTPLTWLREFVSFDASIDELAAKLTMAGIEVEEIQGKGDRAIFTLGITPNRPDCLSVLGVAREVAAVGGKLKKAKTRVPSGKGRMKDFIAVQVENETRCPRYTARIIKGVRIAPSPPWLVQRLEACGIRSVNNVVDATNYVMLERGQPLHAFDLRDLREQTLRIQTSSSSLTFQTLDGVSRKLEREDLLICDGKGPVALAGIMGGKNSEIHAETFDLLLESAYFEPAGIRRSSRRLGLSTESSYRFERGVDPNAVLETLHRLTQLITELAGGTPTEDWLDLYRKKILPAKISLSFEEVRRVLGMTITSAECVKLLQRLQFRKENQTAKQVTFEIPTFRQDLSRPIDLIEEIARIYGYGHIPETLPRVALSSVSRPEHEQPTRHIRTMLTTLGFSEAVLMAFISPEEHQRFTLKGYTPLLLTNPLSPEDSCMRTSLLPGLLRVMRLNKNHQQTDGRFFSMGRVYHREEGKKESHEPLHLAGLMMGRRSPRAWETSRVNIDFFDLKGVLEQLFEKLHCQNIVFDRKDIPSFFHPGISASITVQGTPIGYVGRLHPSVIQASGLEEEIFAFELNVQLLLKASHFSRQFLPLSRFPFVDRDFSIVIGENVTHEDIEHLIREMKIPIFQSIHLFDFYRGKNIPSGKKSVAYSLRYASHDRTLTDEEVTKAHQMIVQKLQTSFKAELRT from the coding sequence ATGAAAACACCTCTCACATGGCTTCGTGAATTTGTCTCTTTTGATGCTTCAATCGATGAGCTTGCCGCAAAACTTACGATGGCTGGTATCGAAGTCGAGGAGATTCAAGGTAAGGGAGACCGTGCGATTTTTACGTTAGGGATTACGCCGAATCGTCCTGACTGTTTGTCGGTTCTCGGCGTCGCACGTGAAGTTGCGGCCGTGGGTGGAAAACTCAAGAAAGCGAAAACTCGTGTGCCTTCAGGAAAAGGACGCATGAAAGATTTTATTGCGGTGCAAGTTGAAAATGAAACGAGATGTCCTCGTTATACCGCGCGCATCATTAAAGGAGTGCGTATTGCTCCTTCACCTCCCTGGCTTGTGCAGAGACTTGAAGCATGTGGGATTCGGTCCGTGAATAATGTTGTGGATGCGACGAATTATGTCATGCTCGAGCGGGGTCAGCCGCTTCATGCATTTGATCTTCGCGATCTGCGTGAGCAGACCTTGCGCATTCAAACTTCTTCCTCTTCTTTAACATTTCAAACGCTCGACGGAGTTTCGCGAAAGCTTGAGCGAGAAGATCTCTTGATCTGCGATGGCAAAGGACCTGTGGCTCTTGCTGGCATTATGGGAGGGAAAAATTCTGAAATCCATGCGGAGACATTTGATCTTCTTCTCGAGAGTGCTTATTTTGAACCGGCCGGTATTCGTCGCTCATCGCGCAGACTTGGACTTTCAACGGAATCTTCCTATCGCTTTGAGCGAGGCGTTGATCCGAATGCCGTGCTCGAAACACTTCATCGTCTTACGCAACTGATCACAGAACTTGCAGGTGGAACACCGACTGAAGACTGGCTCGATCTTTATCGAAAGAAAATTCTTCCTGCTAAAATTTCTTTGTCATTCGAAGAAGTGCGTCGCGTTCTTGGGATGACGATAACGTCGGCTGAATGTGTGAAATTATTACAGCGCCTTCAGTTTCGGAAAGAGAATCAAACTGCCAAGCAGGTGACGTTTGAGATTCCGACCTTTCGTCAGGACCTTTCACGACCTATCGATCTCATTGAAGAGATTGCGCGAATCTATGGCTACGGTCATATTCCTGAAACACTGCCGCGCGTTGCTCTTTCTTCTGTTTCTCGACCAGAGCATGAGCAGCCTACACGTCATATTCGAACTATGCTCACCACCCTCGGTTTTTCTGAAGCGGTGCTCATGGCATTTATCAGTCCTGAAGAACATCAACGATTTACTCTCAAGGGTTATACTCCTCTTCTTTTGACGAATCCTCTTTCGCCAGAAGATTCTTGTATGAGAACGAGTCTTTTGCCAGGTCTTTTGCGTGTGATGCGGCTCAATAAAAATCATCAACAGACAGATGGTCGATTTTTTTCAATGGGACGTGTCTATCATCGTGAAGAAGGGAAAAAAGAATCTCATGAACCCCTTCATCTGGCGGGTCTTATGATGGGGCGTCGTTCTCCGCGAGCTTGGGAGACATCGCGTGTGAACATCGATTTTTTTGATCTCAAAGGAGTGCTCGAACAACTTTTCGAAAAACTTCATTGTCAGAACATCGTCTTTGATCGCAAAGATATTCCTTCTTTTTTTCATCCCGGAATATCCGCATCGATCACCGTGCAAGGAACTCCGATCGGTTATGTTGGGCGACTTCATCCCTCTGTCATTCAAGCGTCAGGACTTGAAGAAGAGATCTTTGCCTTTGAACTGAACGTGCAATTACTTCTGAAAGCTTCACACTTTTCACGCCAGTTTCTTCCTCTTTCTCGATTTCCTTTTGTTGATCGCGATTTTTCAATTGTGATTGGTGAAAACGTAACGCATGAAGATATTGAACATCTGATTCGCGAGATGAAAATTCCGATTTTTCAGTCTATTCATCTCTTTGATTTCTATCGAGGGAAAAATATTCCCTCGGGAAAAAAAAGTGTTGCTTATTCTCTGCGCTACGCTTCTCATGACAGAACCTTAACCGATGAAGAGGTCACCAAAGCTCATCAGATGATTGTTCAAAAGCTTCAAACCTCCTTTAAAGCTGAATTAAGAACATAA
- a CDS encoding phenylalanine--tRNA ligase subunit alpha, producing MIERIQVLEQRALQEIAHVDTANAAEAFRVKYLGRKGNITALFQELGKVQKEDRPEVGRHLNELRVKVEEKIAKLSEELSRGEEKRAVTSEHVDISLPGRKFPKGSQHPLTQVMQEVVDIFTDLGFSIHEGPEIETDYYNFEALNFPKGHPARDMHDTFYVDDGRLLRTHTSPVQIHVMEKMQPPVMIIAPGAVYRCDSDVSHSPMFHQVEGLLVDAHVTFGDLKGILSQFCHRCFGDDLPVRFRPSFFPFTEPSAELDIGCVMCKGKGCRVCKQSGWVEILGCGMVDPEVFKAVKYDPKKVTGFAFGMGIERITMLKYCINDIRLFFDNDLRFLHQF from the coding sequence TTGATCGAACGCATTCAGGTTCTCGAGCAACGTGCGCTTCAGGAGATCGCGCACGTTGATACAGCCAATGCCGCAGAAGCGTTTCGTGTCAAATATCTTGGTCGAAAAGGAAATATCACAGCGCTTTTTCAGGAATTAGGAAAAGTTCAAAAAGAAGATCGACCTGAAGTTGGTCGTCATCTCAATGAACTTCGCGTTAAAGTGGAAGAAAAAATTGCGAAGCTCAGCGAAGAACTTTCCCGCGGTGAAGAGAAGCGGGCAGTGACATCAGAGCACGTCGATATTTCTCTCCCTGGTAGAAAATTTCCAAAAGGCTCTCAACATCCTCTCACTCAAGTGATGCAAGAGGTCGTTGATATTTTCACTGATCTCGGTTTTTCGATTCATGAAGGTCCTGAAATTGAAACTGACTATTATAACTTTGAAGCTCTCAATTTTCCGAAAGGTCACCCTGCGCGAGACATGCACGACACGTTTTATGTCGATGATGGTCGACTCCTCCGTACACACACCTCTCCGGTTCAGATCCATGTCATGGAAAAGATGCAACCACCGGTGATGATTATTGCGCCCGGTGCTGTCTATCGCTGTGATAGCGATGTTTCTCATTCACCGATGTTTCATCAAGTAGAGGGCTTGCTTGTGGATGCACATGTGACTTTTGGAGATTTGAAAGGAATTCTTTCTCAGTTTTGCCATCGTTGTTTTGGTGATGATCTTCCTGTTCGTTTTCGTCCCAGTTTTTTCCCTTTTACTGAACCTTCTGCTGAACTCGATATTGGATGCGTTATGTGTAAAGGAAAAGGATGTCGCGTTTGCAAGCAAAGTGGTTGGGTCGAAATTCTGGGATGTGGAATGGTAGATCCAGAAGTATTTAAAGCCGTAAAGTATGATCCAAAGAAAGTTACCGGTTTTGCATTTGGAATGGGCATTGAGCGAATCACGATGCTGAAATATTGCATCAATGATATTCGTCTCTTTTTTGATAACGATCTACGATTTTTACATCAATTTTAA
- a CDS encoding 50S ribosomal protein L20 — protein MPRVKRGFKARRRRNRYLDAAEGFYGGRSRMIRTVMEAVENAWKASYRGRKEKKRDFRALWQTRISAGATASGMNYSRLMGSLKEKQIALNRKMLSELAIHYPDDFKAIVEFARPK, from the coding sequence ATGCCACGAGTAAAACGAGGATTTAAAGCGCGTCGTCGACGCAACCGTTATTTGGATGCTGCTGAAGGATTTTACGGCGGCCGCAGTCGCATGATTCGAACGGTGATGGAGGCTGTGGAGAATGCATGGAAAGCTTCTTATCGCGGTCGCAAAGAAAAGAAGCGTGATTTTCGCGCTCTTTGGCAGACTCGTATTTCTGCAGGAGCCACTGCTTCTGGTATGAACTACAGCAGACTCATGGGGAGTCTTAAGGAAAAACAAATTGCGTTGAATCGCAAAATGCTTTCCGAGCTTGCTATCCATTATCCAGATGACTTTAAAGCGATTGTTGAGTTTGCCCGACCTAAATAA
- a CDS encoding 50S ribosomal protein L35 — protein MPKLKTRKAAAKRFRVTASGKIKRKRSKLRHILTNRTPKQKRRLRRGGYIADVDVPAMKKLLPYG, from the coding sequence ATGCCCAAATTGAAAACACGAAAAGCTGCTGCGAAAAGATTTCGCGTTACCGCAAGCGGAAAAATTAAAAGAAAGCGGAGTAAGCTTCGACATATTTTGACGAACCGAACACCAAAGCAAAAGCGCCGTCTTCGACGCGGTGGCTATATTGCAGATGTTGATGTTCCAGCGATGAAAAAATTACTTCCATATGGATAA
- a CDS encoding translation initiation factor IF-3 — MPTRAPIRKDELRRNHRIRVPEVRLIGSQGEQLGIFITPEAIRRAEEEGLDLVEISPTAKPPVCKIMDYGKYKYEQSKKKHEAKKHQIVVKTKEIKLRVGTDEHDYQTKLKHVRKFFEIGDKVKITLRFRGREMSHKELGEQRMKRIIEDVKDVAEVAQATHLEGKQMQMLLAPLKKTKK, encoded by the coding sequence ATGCCAACACGAGCTCCTATTCGTAAAGATGAGCTCCGAAGAAATCATCGGATTCGAGTTCCGGAAGTGCGATTAATCGGATCGCAAGGAGAACAGCTTGGAATTTTTATCACTCCCGAAGCAATTCGTCGCGCTGAAGAAGAGGGATTAGATCTGGTGGAAATTTCACCAACGGCAAAACCTCCTGTTTGTAAAATTATGGATTATGGAAAGTATAAATACGAACAAAGCAAGAAAAAGCACGAAGCCAAGAAGCATCAAATTGTGGTGAAAACAAAAGAGATTAAACTGCGTGTCGGAACTGATGAACATGATTATCAAACGAAACTCAAACATGTTCGAAAATTTTTCGAGATTGGAGATAAAGTAAAAATTACGCTTCGATTTCGTGGACGTGAAATGTCTCACAAAGAGCTCGGAGAACAACGGATGAAGCGAATTATTGAAGATGTGAAAGATGTCGCAGAAGTAGCACAAGCAACACATCTTGAAGGAAAACAAATGCAAATGCTTTTGGCTCCTTTAAAGAAAACGAAAAAATAG
- a CDS encoding threonine--tRNA ligase, producing MSKRETEKYEESYLYRLRHTTAHVMADAVQRLFPEAKVTIGPPVEDGFYYDFDYPKGFSTSDLENIESMMKKIIDQKLPLQRREISRQEAQKLFEKKNEPYKLELLNAIGSDETLTLYTHGSWEDLCRGPHVEHTGEIKAFKLLKVAGSYWRGDEKKKQLQRIYGTAFSTKEELEDYLRKREEAEKRDHRRLGKELDLFSTMGDLGAGLILWHPKGGRVRQAIEDFWREEHRKGGYELLFTPHIARLDLWKTSGHWEFYRDNMYTPMLVDDVEYELKPMNCPFHIQIYKTSLRSYRDLPFRWAELGTVYRHERSGVLHGLMRVRGFTQDDAHLFCRPDQLEEEITTTLAFCLHILRSFGFTVFDVYLSTKPEKHVGSDEAWTMATKALENALNASDLHYEVDPGEGVFYGPKIDIKIQDSLGRAWQCSTIQVDFNLPERYELEFVGNDGEKHRPIMIHRALMGSLERFFGVLIEHYAGAFPVWLAPVQARIVTISDEQREFASSIQTALVNRGFRIELDDRNEKLGLKIREAEMQKIPYMLVIGKKEQEAGLVAIRSRNYGDMGKKSVQEFTDHLFAEVSEKKTHQH from the coding sequence TCCCTGAAGCCAAGGTAACGATAGGCCCTCCGGTCGAAGATGGATTTTATTACGATTTTGATTATCCGAAAGGATTTTCCACGAGCGATTTAGAAAATATTGAATCGATGATGAAAAAAATCATCGATCAAAAATTACCTCTGCAGCGACGTGAAATTTCACGTCAAGAGGCGCAGAAGCTCTTTGAAAAAAAGAATGAACCGTACAAACTCGAGTTGCTCAATGCGATCGGTTCTGATGAGACGTTGACACTGTATACACATGGTTCCTGGGAAGATCTCTGTCGTGGTCCGCATGTGGAGCATACAGGTGAAATTAAAGCGTTTAAGCTTCTGAAAGTTGCCGGGAGCTACTGGCGCGGAGATGAAAAAAAGAAGCAGCTTCAAAGAATTTATGGAACTGCTTTTTCCACCAAAGAAGAGCTTGAAGATTATCTTCGCAAACGTGAAGAGGCGGAAAAGCGAGATCATCGTCGTCTTGGAAAAGAGCTCGATCTTTTTTCGACGATGGGAGATCTCGGTGCTGGGCTTATTCTCTGGCACCCCAAAGGTGGCCGTGTTCGTCAAGCCATTGAAGATTTTTGGCGCGAAGAACATCGCAAAGGGGGATATGAACTTCTCTTTACCCCTCACATTGCACGTCTTGATTTGTGGAAAACATCGGGACACTGGGAGTTTTATCGCGATAACATGTACACGCCGATGTTAGTCGATGATGTTGAGTACGAACTCAAACCGATGAATTGCCCGTTTCACATTCAGATCTATAAAACTTCTCTTCGCAGTTATCGCGATTTACCCTTTCGATGGGCTGAGCTTGGAACGGTGTATCGTCATGAACGATCAGGTGTGTTGCATGGGCTCATGAGAGTCAGAGGTTTTACCCAAGATGACGCTCATCTTTTTTGTCGTCCAGATCAACTCGAAGAAGAAATTACCACGACGCTTGCCTTTTGTTTGCATATCCTTCGTTCGTTTGGATTTACAGTTTTTGATGTCTATCTTTCGACAAAACCGGAAAAGCATGTGGGGAGTGATGAAGCATGGACTATGGCCACAAAGGCGTTGGAAAATGCTCTCAATGCCTCAGATCTTCATTATGAAGTTGATCCTGGCGAAGGAGTGTTTTATGGACCAAAAATTGATATCAAAATTCAGGATTCATTAGGAAGGGCATGGCAATGTTCCACGATTCAAGTCGATTTCAATTTGCCAGAACGATATGAACTTGAGTTCGTGGGGAACGATGGCGAAAAACATCGACCCATTATGATTCATCGTGCGCTTATGGGATCGCTTGAACGTTTCTTCGGAGTTTTGATTGAACATTATGCAGGAGCATTTCCCGTATGGCTTGCTCCGGTTCAAGCAAGAATTGTGACGATTAGCGATGAACAGCGTGAGTTTGCGAGTTCGATTCAGACGGCACTGGTGAATCGCGGATTTCGAATTGAGTTGGATGATCGAAATGAAAAATTAGGATTAAAAATTCGTGAAGCAGAAATGCAAAAGATTCCGTATATGTTGGTGATTGGGAAAAAAGAACAAGAAGCAGGGTTGGTTGCGATACGATCACGAAACTATGGAGATATGGGGAAAAAATCGGTGCAAGAATTTACCGATCATCTTTTTGCTGAAGTCAGCGAAAAGAAAACTCATCAACACTAA